A single genomic interval of Eurosta solidaginis isolate ZX-2024a chromosome 3, ASM4086904v1, whole genome shotgun sequence harbors:
- the LOC137244497 gene encoding WD repeat domain phosphoinositide-interacting protein 2-like produces the protein MLHFKKNQNICHCVYGSNIHSIRMNRTSLTDSLDIHDIRDLKMLHQIENNAPNELGLNTETVHIFKIDEKAVMIALDALALQVAKIASARQLEKAEKHSSHFADDAKSETAVVTAATDTTVISTSPSSGCSD, from the exons atgttacacttcaaaaagaatcaaaatatctgccattgcgtctacggctcaaatatacACAGTATACGAATGAATCGAACGAGCCTAACGGATAGTTTAGATATTCATGATATACGAGACTTGAAAATGttacatcaaatcgaaaataatgcaccaaacgaactgggtctgaatactgaaacagtacacatattcaaaatcgatgagaaggctgtgatgatagCATTAGACG ctttaGCTTTACAAGTAGCAAAAATTGCTTCCGCcaggcaattggaaaaggcagagaagcattcatcacactttgcggatgatgcaaagtcagaaactgctgttgtaactgctgccaccgacacaacggtcatctctacttcgccgagtagcggctgttCCGACtaa
- the LOC137244498 gene encoding uncharacterized protein isoform X2 has translation MQSVLRVFCNGKVTTFTFLKTSPICVNNHAAPTSLLENIKYDAMLLSQTSEGSSTSGCSNTNTRSNDAHESTPRTITPNPYNVNPIMKLKSKNSSGRKK, from the exons ATGCAATCAGTGCTTCGAGTATTTTGCAACGGAAAAGTTACTACGTTCACATTTCTTAAAACAT CACCAATTTGTGTTAATAATCATGCAGCACCTACGTCTTTGTTAGAGAATATCAAATATGATGCCATGCTATTGTCACAAACTTCGGAAGGTTCATCAACCAGCGGCTGTAGTAACACTAATACACGTTCGAACGACGCACATGAGTCAACGCCTCGCACGATAACACCAAATCCTTATAATG TCAATCCAATAATGAAGCTAAAAAGCAAGAACAGTTCAGGCAGGAAAAAGTAG
- the LOC137244498 gene encoding uncharacterized protein isoform X1: MGFRLERQDAEIREMTRALADLDNKLNSPKMRNPFLMKHNTTERCSPNMSPRRGSSTSNVLLQHNNLSNRNREVAVHAQSQVDNQMKSRLASSSMHVATPDTGSQ; the protein is encoded by the exons ATGGGTTTCCGCTTAGAGCGGCAAGACGCAGAAATAAGAGAGATGACTAGAGCGCTGGCCGATTTAG ATAATAAACTCAATTCACCAAAGATGCGTAATCCATTTTTGATGAAACACAATACCACAGAGCGATGCAGTCCTAATATGAGTCCGCGTCGCGGTAGTAGCACGTCAAATGTGTTgttacaacataataatttatcGAACAGAAATCGGGAAGTAGCTGTCCATGCACAATCACAAGTAGACAATCAAATGAAATCACGTTTAGCCAGCAGTTCGATGCATGTTGCAACACCAGACACTGGCTCTCAATAA